The Anaeromyxobacter sp. Fw109-5 genomic interval GGACGTGGGGACCGACGAGCTCTGGGAGATCGTGAACGACAGCGGGATGGACCACCCCTGGCACCAGCACGTGAACGACGGCCAGGTCGTCGCCGCCTCCGGCGGCGACGCGGCCTTCGCCGCGTACGCGAGCTTCCTGACGCTCGCGCCCGCCTGGAAGGACACCATCATCATCCCCAAGGGAGGGAGCGTCACGATGCGCCTCCCGATCCGCGATCACACCGGCATGACGATGTGCCACTGCCACATCCTCGAGCACGAGGACATCGGCATGATGGCGATGTGGCACATCATGGGGGAGGGGATGCCGATGTGACGGCGGCGCCCTTCGGTCCCGGCGGTGCTGGGAACGAGGTCGCGTCACGGCCGCCGAGTCAGGGCGCCGGCGAAAGGGGGCATGGCTCGGTCGCTCGACCGCCGCCCTTGCGCCGCGCGCCCCGCGGCCCCACGGTTCGGCGGAGGGAGCCGACCGTGATCGAGGAAGTACAGCCGGGGACCCGGCCGGGGTCCGCGGAGGAGACGAACGTCCAGGACGAGCGCCGGCTCGACCCGCGCGCCAGCGTGCTCGTCGTGGAGGACGAGCACGAGCTCAGGGAGCTCATCGCGCGCTGGCTGGAGACGCGGAGCTATCGCGTGGTCGAGGCGGCCGACGGTCACGACGCAGTCGAGCTGCTCCAGGCGGGGCTCGAGCCGGACGTGATCCTGCTCGACCTCACCATGCCGCGGATGGACGGCCGAGCGTTCCTCGACTGGCTCCGCTCCCAGCCCGAGCATCGCCACCGACCCGTCATCGTCGCGAGCGCCTACCTCGAGGACGAGCCACCGCTCGACGCCGAGCGGACCTTCTCGAAGCCGTTCCGCCCCGATCTCCTCGAGCGCGAGCTCGCGCGGCTCGTGGCCGGAGATTGACGGCGTTCGACGGCCGATGCGGGCCGATCGCCGGGCGCCCGAGGCGCCGGCGGCGTATCCTTCGCCGGTGGGAAAGCTCTTCCTCCTCTTCACCGTCGTCCCGCTGGCGGACCTCTGGCTGCTCCTGCGGATCGGCGGCGCGATCGGCTTCTGGCAGACCGTCGCGCTCATCGTCCTCACCGGCGCCGCCGGCGCGTGGCTCGCGCGCGCGGAAGGAACCCGCGTCCTCCGCGCCTGGCAGGCGGCGCTCTCCGCGGGCCGGCCACCGGAGTAGGGGGTGCTCTCGGGCGTCCTGTTGCTCGCCGGGGCAGCTCTCCTCGTGGCGCCTGGCGTGATCACCGACGTCGTCGGGCTGGCGCTGCTCTTCCCACCGACGCGCCGCCTCGCCGCCGCGGGGGTGCGTCGCTGGCTCGAGCGCCAGGCGAGGACGGGGCGGGTGCGGGTGTTCACGGTCGGAGGAGCGAGGCCGGGGAGCGCCTCGACCTCGCCCGACGGCGAGATCGACGTGACGCCGCGCCGTCCGCCGCGATCGGGCGCCGCCGGGTAGGGGATCCTGCGCGGGGCTACGCCGCGGCGCGGGCGATCTCTCGCCCGACGCCCAGCGGCCGCTTACGACCCAACGAGCCCGCGCGCGGGCGTGTTGGCGGGAACGCACGCCGATATGCGTCTGCCCTGCACGCGCCCCGCCGGTGGCTCTTCCCTCCGACGTGGGCCTGCGCGCGGACGGAGGCTGAAATGGCGAACGTGATGCCGAGGAACCAGGACCGGGCGCTGACGCCGGAGCTGCTCGCGCCTCTCCGCGAGCAGCTCCGCGGGGCGCTTTGCCTGCCTGGAGAATCCGGGTACGAGCAGGCGCGCACCCTCTGGAACGCGATGATCGATCGCCACCCTGCCGCGGTGGTGCGCGCCGCGGGTGCGGCCGACGTGATGCGCGCCGTGGCGTTCGCGCGGGAGCACGACGTGCTGCTCTCGGTTCGCGGCGGCGGGCACAACATCGCCGGGAACGCGGTGTGCGAGGGCGGGCTCACGATCGACCTCACCCCGATGAAGTCGGTGCGCGTGGATCCCGGCCGCCGCACGGCGCGCGTCGAGCCGGGGGTCACGCTGGGCGAGCTCGACCGCGAGACGCAGGCGTTCGGCCTGGTCACGCCGGTCGGCGTCAACTCGACGACGGGGGTGGCCGGGCTCACGCTCGGCGGCGGCTTCGGCTGGACGAGCCGCAAGCTCGGGCTCACCGTCGACAACCTGATCTCCGCGGACGTGGTCACCGCCGACGGAAGGCTCCTGCACGCGAGCGAGGACGAGAACGCGGACCTGTTCTGGGCCATCCGCGGCGGCGGCGGGAACTTCGGCGTGGTGACCTCCTTCGAGTTCCGCCTGCACCCCCTCGGCCCGACCGTGCTGGCCGGTCTCGTGATCCACCCGTTCGCCCGGGCGAGGGAGCTCCTCGGCGAGTGGCGGCGCATCGTCGCCGCCGCCCCCGACGAGCTCACCGCCTGGGTGGTGCTGCGCAAGGCGCCCCCGCTGCCGTTCCTTCCCGCCGAGGTCCACGGCACCGAGATCCTGGTGCTCGCCATGTGCTGGACGGGAAACGTGGAGGACGGCCAGAAGGCGCTCGCCCCCCTCCGCGCGCTCGGCAAGCCGCACGCCGATGTCGTCGGACCCGTCCCGTTCGTCGCCTGGCAGTCGGCGCTCGACCCGCTCCTCACCCCGGGGGCGCGGAACTACTGGAAGTCGCACGAGCTCGCCGAGGTCGGCGACGGGGCGCTCGACGTCCTGGTGGATCATGCCGGACGTCTGCCCACCCCCGAGTGCGAGGTCTTCCTCGGCGCCCTCGGCGGCGCGGTGAGCCGCGTACCGGCGGACGCCACCGCCTACCCGCACCGCGACGTCCCGTACTTCGTCAACGTCCACACGCGCTGGAGGGATCCGGCCGAGGACAGCGTGTGCGTCGGGTGGGCGCGCGCGCTGTTCGACGCGCTCGCGCCCCACGCCACGGGCGGCGTGTACGTGAACTTCATGCCGGAGGACGAGGCGCAGCGCGTCCGCCCGGGCGCGTATGGCGCGAACTACGACCGCCTCGCGAGGATCAAGGCGAAGTACGACCCGGACAACCTCTTCCACCTGAACCAGAACATCCGCCCCGCGGGATAGTGGCGACGCACCGATGCGTGGTGGCCGCGTCACCGAAACCTCGGTGCGCGCGCGCCTCTCTCTCGCGAACGGCCTGGAAATCGGGGCTCTCAGGCTGGCAGGCCGTTCGCAGTGGAGAGGGGCGACGAGCGCGGCCGTCGCCGCGCCGACGCCGCCCAGGCGGACGAGGAGACGAGAGCATGCTCACCCGCATCGGAGGGACAGCGGCCCCCGGAGACGCCGTCGACCTGCTGCTCGAGTGTCACGTGCGGATCCGCTCCTTCCTCGCTCTCGCCCGCCGCATCGCCGAGGCCGGGGAGGCGGACGAGGGCGGCGTGGCGGAGGCGGCCGAGCGCGTGCGCCGCTACTTCACCCAGGCGCTGCCGCTGCACGCGCGCGACGAGGAGGACTCGATCCTGCCGCGCCTGCGCGGGCGCGAGCCGGCCGTGGACGCCGCGCTCGACGAGATGACGCGCGAGCACGCCGACCACGAAGCCCCGCTCGCCGTGCTCGTCGGAGCGTGCGAGGAGCTCTCGCGCGCGCCGCGGTGCCTCGCGGCCCTCGCGCCGGTGGTCGCGCGCGCGACCGGCGAGCTCGAGCAGCACTTCGCCGCGCACCTCGAGCGGGAGGAGCAGGTCATCTTCCCGGCCATGCGCCGGCTCTTCGACCGCGCGACGGACGAGGCCCTGGTCCGCGAGATCCGGGCCCGCCGCGGGGTGGTTCCGCCGCCGGAGCCCCTCGCGAGCCCCGGCGCGGGCGGCCCCTGAAGCAGAGGGAGGTCAGGCGGAGGCGCCCGGCGTCGCCGGCAGCGCAGCCTTGCGCCGGCGGGCGCCGTCGCGCGCGTACACGAGGGCCGGGGCGACCAGCAGGAACAGGGGTACGAGCGGCCAGAGCCGGCCGTGCCAGAGCGCCCAGTCCGAGAGCAGCAGCTCCCACGACCTGCCGCCGGCGCGCCCGAGCCCGAGCTCGAGCGCGACGGTGAGCGCGGCCCAGAGCGCGCCGGTGCGCCAGGCCTGTCGACGCGAGGCGAGCGCCCACCAGCGCGTCAGCGAGAGGATCGCTGCCGCGAACACTCCGAGGAGGATCACCGTCGAGAGCTGATGGGCGGCGCCGTCCCCGAGCTCATCCGCGTAGGCGAGCTGGCGGAGGGTTCCGTTCCCGATCGCGAGGGCGAGCAGGAGGAGCCAGGCGGCGAGTGCGCGTGGGATCGACATGGTTGGTGCTCCGACGAACGCGCCGCAAACGGCGCGCAGTCGCCCATCTACACGAGCGCGGGTTCCGAGGCGCGCGCAGGATTGTCGCATGCGACGGGAGTGGTCCGCAGGCGGGAGCCTGCGCTCCCGAGGACGTGCGAGAAGTGGGGCGCGAGCACATGTTGTCGCGCGGCAGGTGACGAGGAGGCGCACATGCGGAGCAGCCCGGCCGGACCCTTCGCTTTCGGACGAGCCTCCTCGGGCGGATGGGGGGCCGCGCGCGCGCTGGCGCTGCTGGCGCTGCTCGCCGCCTCGGCGCCGAGCCGGGTCCCCGCCGCCGCGAGCGACCCGCTCCGCGCGCCGGCCCGAACCCTGGACGTGCCCTACGAGCCGACCGCGCCAGAGGTCGTCGACGCCATGCTGCGGCTCGCCGGCGTGAGCCCCGGGGACGTGGTGTACGACCTCGGCTGCGGCGACGGCCGGATCGTCATCGCCGCGGCGAAGCTCGGGGCGCGGGCGGTGGGCGTGGATCTCGATCCCGAGCGCGTCCGCGAGGCGCGGGCCAACGCGCGCGCGGCCGGCGTGGAGAGCCGGGTGGAGATCCGTGAGGGCGACCTGTTCGAGGCCGATCTCCGGCCTGCGTCGGTGGTGATGCTGTACCTGTGGCCGGAGGTGAACCTGCGCCTGCGGCCGAAGCTCCTGGCGGAGCTCCGCCCCGGCACGCGCGTGGTCTCGCACGCGCACGACATGGGCGATTGGGAGCCGCGGCGGACCGCCGTCGTCGGGGGAGCCCGGATCTTGCTGTGGACGATCCCGGGGCGGAAGGCGCGCTAGGTAGCTGGCGGTGCATGCGCCGTGGCTCGTGGGGGGTCGTGGGCGGGGTCGCGGTCGCGGTCGCGGTCGTGGTTGGGGTCGGGGGTCGCGGGCGGGGTCGGGTCGCGGGCGGGGTCGCGGTCGCGGTCGGGGTCGGGGTCGGGGTCGTGGTCGGGGTCGTGGTCGTCGTCGCGGTCGCGCTCGCGGTCGCGCTCACGGTCGCGGGCGGGGTCGGGGTCGCGGTCGCGGTCGTCGTCGCGGTCGCGGTCGCGGTCGTCGCGCTCGCGGTCACTATTCGTGAACCGCGCTCTCGTCACCAGGCAGGCTCGTGCCACCGGTGGGTGGCACTGCGCCTGCGGCTCTCGGGTCCACGCGCCGTTCGGGGGGACGGCCTTCGTCCGGGGGCTCACAGTCGTTGGTCATGGGGCGGCTCCTTCTCCGGGGGTGAAAGGAGCCGCCCCATGGCCAACAACCTCGCTTCCCTTGCAGACGTAGCTCGCTCCACCGTTCCCTCTCCCTCAACGTCCCGCATCCCTTCTCCCGCGCGCGTCCTCCCTCACCACAAGCTCCACGCGTTCGCCGTCGCGCGTGACCTGCTCCTCGCCGTCGTCGGCTCGCCCATCCGCGACGCGAAGCTCCGTGACGAGGCCGTCCGCTCGGCCAAGTCCGCCTGCCTCAACACGGCGGAGGGCGCCGGGCGAGTGACGAGGGGCGACAAAGCCCGCGCGTTCGCCATCGCCCGCGCCGAGACCGTCGAGGCCGCGGCGGCGGTCGAGATCGCGGCGCTGTGCGGGGACACCTCCGCCGCCCACGCGGAGGAGGTGGCTCGGATCGCGGACCGCCTCGTGGCGATGCTGACGGGGCTGGTGCGCTAGACCGGAGCGGCGCGGTGACCTCGCTCGGGTCACCGCGCCTCGTGCTGCGTTCAGCGCGTGGGGGCCCTGCGGAGCAGCCCTCGCAGCATGGCCCGGAGCCGGTCGGCGAGGGCGAGGATCTCGGCTGCGTCGGTCTCCTGGACCGCCCCGATGGCGGCTGCGAGGTCCACCGCCGCGACGACCTCGTGGAGCGAGCCGTCGGAGGCGAGGAAGTACTTGCGCCGCATGGCGACGCGGTCGTCGGGGAGTCCCTCGCTGAGGTTCAGGAACGCGCTCTTGGCCGCGCGGGTGGCCTGATCGCGGAGCTCCGCGTCGGAGAGCTGGGCGCGGTGAACGCGCACCGCGAGCTCTCGGGCGCAGCGGTAGACGTCGAGGGTCTGGAAGGGGAAGGGTGACGGAGAGGGAGAGGGGGAGGGAGTGAGGGTGGGGGAAGAGGAAACGGAACCGGGCTTCAACTGGACGAGAACGGTGTTTGGCATCGCGCCTCCTTCACCCCGGACAGGAGGCGCGATGCCAAACGCCCAAGCTCGAACCCGTCCTCCATTCACGAGGACCACGCGCTGCAGCCGCCGTGACGGGCAAAGCCCGGCGCGGCGGCTGATTGAGCGGGGTTCACGTCCTCGCGTTCGCCCCTCGACTCCGCGCCGTCCTTCGCCAGGCTCAGGACAGCGCTACGCTCGGGACGAGCGGAAATTCCTAACGGTCGCGGTCGGGGTCGCGGTCGGGGTCGCGGTCGGGGTCGCGGTCGGGGTCGCGGTCGGGGTCGCGGTCGGGGTCGCGGTCGGGGTCGCGGTCGGGGTCGGGGTCGCGGTCGGGGTCGGGGTCGCGGTCGGGGTCGCCCCTCGACTCCGCGCCGACGAGCGGGACTTTCTGATGGTCGCGGTCGCGGTCGCGGGTCGCCCCCGCTACGCCAGGTTGTGGAACACTCGCTGGACGTCCTCGTCCTGCTCCAGCGCGTCCACCATCTCGAGCACCTCCTTCGCCTGCTCTTCGGGGAGCTCGACGGGGGTCTGCGCCACGAATTCCAGCTCCGCCGAGAGGAGGGGGAGCTTCCGCTCCTCGATGGCCCCCTGCAGCTGCCCGAAGCTCTCGAACGCGCTGCGGATGACGAGCTGCTTCTCCCCCTTCTCGCCGGTCCCCTCGCCCATCTCCTCGAGGCCGTGGTCGATGAGATCGAGCTCGATCGTGTCGAGGTCGAGCCCCTCGGGCGCGAGCCGGAAGACGCCCATCTTGCGGAACTGGAACGCCACGCTGCCCGACGTGCCGAGGTTGCCGCCGTGGTTCTTGAAGTGCATCCGGACGTTCGCCACGGTCCGGACCACGTTGTCGGTGGCGGTCTCGACCATCACCGCGATGCCGTGGGGCCCGTAACCCTCGTAGAGGACGACCTCGTACGCCTGCTGGTCCTGGCCGCTGGCGCGCTTGATGGCGGCCTCGACCTTGTCCTTGGGCATGTTGGCGCCGCGGGCGTTCTGCAGCGCGCGCCGGAGCGCCGGGTTGTTGTCCGGGTTCGGTCCGCCCGACTTCACCGCGATGGCGATGTCCTTGCTGATCCGGGTGAACACCTTCGCCATCCGGTTCCAGCGGGCGAACATCGTGGCCTTGCGCGTCTCGAAGATGCGTCCCATGCGTCCCTCTCTCGGCGCGGGGCGAGGCCATCCCTCGCGCCCCCGAAGGGCGGATATCTCACCCGGCTACCCGCGCGCAAGCTCCGCGGGCGACGGGGGTCCCGGCGGGCCTGCCGGCGCGCCCCGCCGGTGCGCTCGCCGTGGCCGCGGGGGTCACTCGAGCCCGAACACCACGCGCCACTCGCTCCCCATGTTGTCGTCGGTGATCGGGGCCTTCCCTGCCGTGCGGGCGGCGATGTCCTGGCACCGCTCGACCGGACGCGCCGGAGAGGACCCGCCGCCCGGCTCGAGCGCCGTCTCCATCGAGAGGAGGGCGGCGAGGGCGCGCCGGTCGTCGGGGCGGGACGGGTCGAGCACGGGGCGCCCGTCGATCCGGTAGGCCTCGAGCGTCCGGCGCCAGCGCGCGAAGTCGAGGTCGAGCGGCGCGTCCGAGACGACGAGCTGGTTGCTGAAGCGGACGCCGTGCGGGAAGGCGAGGCAGCCCGTGCGCTGGGCGCGCTCGGAGCCGGTGGTGTTGTAGAAGAAGATCCCGCCCGGGCGGAGGTGTCCGCGCACGAGCGCGAGGAACTCCGCGGACAGCAGGCTGCTCGCGTGGGCGCGGAAGTGATAGGTCGTGTTCGAGACGATGGCGTCGAAGCGGCGGTGCGGGTTCGCGGAGAGCCAGCGGCGGGCGTCGTCCACGTGGATCGCCACCTTGGGGTTCGACAGCACCGAGGCCACCGCCGGGTCGCCGCGGACGAGCTCGAGGCAGCCGGGGTTGATCTCCACCACGGTGAGCGACTCGAGCTCGGGATGATTCGCGATCACCTGGGCCCACGAGCCCGAGGAGAGCCCGATCGACAGGACGTGGCGCGGCGAGGGGTGGAACAGCCCGAGCGCGTAGGCGCGCACGATGCCGTTCGTGTCGTGGACCAGGTCGGTGTTGAACCGGCCGTCGTACAGGCCGTGCCCGAACACCGTCCCGGTCGCGTCCACGGCCAGGATCCCGCTGCGGTTCTGGATGATCCGCGAGAACGCCGGCTTCCCCGCCGTGGACGACTTCCAGGTGAGCCGCTCGAGGACCCCGGACGAGAGCGAGGGCAGGCTGGCGGCCGCGAGCGCGCCCGCGCCGAGCGCCCAGGCCGTGGGCGCGGGCCGCAGCCCGGAGACGGCCGCGCCGAGGAGCAGCGCCGTCAGCACGCCGGCGAGGACCAGCGCCGCCGCGATGCCCGCGAGGCTCAGCCGGTCCATGAGGACGAAGCCCGTCACGACGCTGCCCGCCGCCGAGCCGACGATGTTGGCGAGGTAGAGCTGCGCCGTCCGCATCCCCGCGTCGCGATCGGCCGGCACCCCCAGGTGAGCGAGCGTCGGCAGGAGGACGCCCCAGCTCCGCGCGACCAGGAACACGAGCGCGAGCGCCACGGCGAGCGCGGCCCAGCCCAGCGGCGCGACGGCCCCGGCGAGCGGCAGGAAGGCCCAGCCGAGCGCGTTGCCCGCGAGGAGCGCGCGCAGCGCGGCGGCCAGCGCGTGCCGCGGACCCCGCCGGCAGCCGCGCGCGGCGCGGCGGGCGCCCGACGCCAGCCCCACCAGGAAGGCGCAGAGCGTGATGGCGAAGGCCGGAGCGCTGCTGCCGGTCGCGTAGGAGATCGTGCGGAAGAAGAACATCTCGTAGGAGAGCGAGACGAACCCGCCGAGGGCGCCGAGCCCCAGGACCGCCGCGAAGCGCGGGACGAGCGTCTCCGGTTGCCCGGACGGCGCGGACGCGGGCCCGGGCGCGACGGACGGCGAGCGGCCGCGCAGCTGCGCCAGGATCGCGCCCGCCGCGACCGCGGCGTTCGCCGCCACGGCGACGTGGAGCGCGCCGCGCATGCCGAGGAACGGGAAGAGCGCCCCGGCGGCCACCAGGCACGCCGCGCCGGCCCCCAGCGTGTTGACCTCGTAGAGCACGCCCACGGAGCTGCCGACGTTGGCGTTGCGACGGACGAGATGGCCCACGAGCACGGGGAGGGTCGCCCCCATGAGCAGCGTGGGAACGAGGACGAGCGCGAGGCTCACCGCCGCGACCACGGGCAGCGAGGCGCCGAGCACGAGCGCCGCGACCGCGTCGAAGACGCGGAGCGACACGAGGCCGAAGGCGCCGGTCGCGAGCTCGATCGCGGCGAGCAGGGGGAGGAGCGGCACGTCGTGCCGGCGCGAGAGCCAGCCGCCGGCGAGGCTCCCGAGCCCGAGGCCGAGCATGAACGCGGTGACGACGACCGTGACCGACTCGACGTTGACGCCGAAGATCCGGAAGAGCGCGCGCTGCCAGACGAGCTGGTAGATGAGGGCCGGGAACCCCGAGAAGAAGAACAGCGCCTGAAGGAGGCGGATCGAGCGCTCCGGCGCCCCGGCTCCCCGCGGCCCGTCGACCCACGTCGCGCTGGCGGTGTCGGTCATCCCGCCGCTTCCTACCGCGCGGCGTGGCCAGCCGGATGCGCTCCGTTGGGCGTGCGGCCGCCACGCCGAGCGTTCGTCCGGCGCCGCCACGACGAGGCGCCCCGCCTCGTCTCGCCTCGCCGAGGGAGGCGATCAGCCGGGGATGAGGGCGTGCAGCAGGTCGGCCCGGTCGACGGCGCCCAGCAGCCGCCCGCTCGCGTCGGTGACGGCGAGGACCTTGTGGTTTCCCTCCAGCACGAGGCCGATCGCCTCGCTCACGGGGGTGTCCTCGCGGGCCACCACGACCTCGCGGGTCATGAGGTCGGCGGCGGTCCGCGCCCGCGCGTGCCGCTCGGTCGCCGACTCCTCCGGGTCCGAATGGCCGAAGGGGAGGCGGCTCATGAGCGAGCGGAGCGCGCCCGGCCGGAGCGCCGGCGTGATCCGCTCGAGCAGCTCGGCGTCGGTGACGAGCCCGACCACGCGGTGCTCCGCATCCACCACGAGCGCGCGGTTCAGCCGCGTGGCGATGACCGCCTGGAACACCTCCGGCAAGGCGGTGTCCGGGCGCACCAGCGGGAAGTCGCGCCGCATGACGCGCGAGAGCGGCGTGTCACGCGCGAGCCCGAGCTCCCGGTGCGCGGGCGGCGCGCCCTCGAAGCCGCCGGCCGCGGCCCTGAGCAGATCGACGCGGCTCACGATCCCGACGAGCTTCCCGTGGTCGTTCACCACGGGGAGGCGCTTCAGGCGCAGCCGCGCCATCCGCTCCGCCACCTCGGGGAGTGGCGCGGCGGCCTCGACCGTGACCGGCGGGCGGGTCATCACGTCGCCGGCCACCTGGGTGGAGCGGGACAGCCGCTCGCGCAGCCCGTCCAGCGCGGGCCGGTCGAGGCTCTGAACGAGCTCGAGCCGCATGCCCAGGCCGCCCTTCCTGGCGAGGTCGGAGCTCGTGACGATCCCGATCGGCACCTCGTCCTCCACCACGAGTACGGCCCGGTAGGGCTTGCCGAGCAGCGCCTCCACCACCTCGCGGATGGGAGCGTCCTCCCTGGTCGAGAGGACGCCGCGCGACATCACGTCGGCCGCGGTC includes:
- a CDS encoding fused MFS/spermidine synthase, whose translation is MTDTASATWVDGPRGAGAPERSIRLLQALFFFSGFPALIYQLVWQRALFRIFGVNVESVTVVVTAFMLGLGLGSLAGGWLSRRHDVPLLPLLAAIELATGAFGLVSLRVFDAVAALVLGASLPVVAAVSLALVLVPTLLMGATLPVLVGHLVRRNANVGSSVGVLYEVNTLGAGAACLVAAGALFPFLGMRGALHVAVAANAAVAAGAILAQLRGRSPSVAPGPASAPSGQPETLVPRFAAVLGLGALGGFVSLSYEMFFFRTISYATGSSAPAFAITLCAFLVGLASGARRAARGCRRGPRHALAAALRALLAGNALGWAFLPLAGAVAPLGWAALAVALALVFLVARSWGVLLPTLAHLGVPADRDAGMRTAQLYLANIVGSAAGSVVTGFVLMDRLSLAGIAAALVLAGVLTALLLGAAVSGLRPAPTAWALGAGALAAASLPSLSSGVLERLTWKSSTAGKPAFSRIIQNRSGILAVDATGTVFGHGLYDGRFNTDLVHDTNGIVRAYALGLFHPSPRHVLSIGLSSGSWAQVIANHPELESLTVVEINPGCLELVRGDPAVASVLSNPKVAIHVDDARRWLSANPHRRFDAIVSNTTYHFRAHASSLLSAEFLALVRGHLRPGGIFFYNTTGSERAQRTGCLAFPHGVRFSNQLVVSDAPLDLDFARWRRTLEAYRIDGRPVLDPSRPDDRRALAALLSMETALEPGGGSSPARPVERCQDIAARTAGKAPITDDNMGSEWRVVFGLE
- a CDS encoding YebC/PmpR family DNA-binding transcriptional regulator; translated protein: MGRIFETRKATMFARWNRMAKVFTRISKDIAIAVKSGGPNPDNNPALRRALQNARGANMPKDKVEAAIKRASGQDQQAYEVVLYEGYGPHGIAVMVETATDNVVRTVANVRMHFKNHGGNLGTSGSVAFQFRKMGVFRLAPEGLDLDTIELDLIDHGLEEMGEGTGEKGEKQLVIRSAFESFGQLQGAIEERKLPLLSAELEFVAQTPVELPEEQAKEVLEMVDALEQDEDVQRVFHNLA
- a CDS encoding hemerythrin domain-containing protein; amino-acid sequence: MLTRIGGTAAPGDAVDLLLECHVRIRSFLALARRIAEAGEADEGGVAEAAERVRRYFTQALPLHARDEEDSILPRLRGREPAVDAALDEMTREHADHEAPLAVLVGACEELSRAPRCLAALAPVVARATGELEQHFAAHLEREEQVIFPAMRRLFDRATDEALVREIRARRGVVPPPEPLASPGAGGP
- a CDS encoding DUF190 domain-containing protein: MASEHVGKAKRVRVYTTEEDRVGRSPAAHAVLALLRRENAQGATLLRASSGFGAAGELHSAGLADVAPHLPVIVEWIDRPEVVERLLPRVKELVPHGLITVDDTEIVLHQPRPIRDVPAAMTAADVMSRGVLSTREDAPIREVVEALLGKPYRAVLVVEDEVPIGIVTSSDLARKGGLGMRLELVQSLDRPALDGLRERLSRSTQVAGDVMTRPPVTVEAAAPLPEVAERMARLRLKRLPVVNDHGKLVGIVSRVDLLRAAAGGFEGAPPAHRELGLARDTPLSRVMRRDFPLVRPDTALPEVFQAVIATRLNRALVVDAEHRVVGLVTDAELLERITPALRPGALRSLMSRLPFGHSDPEESATERHARARTAADLMTREVVVAREDTPVSEAIGLVLEGNHKVLAVTDASGRLLGAVDRADLLHALIPG
- a CDS encoding FAD-binding oxidoreductase, with amino-acid sequence MANVMPRNQDRALTPELLAPLREQLRGALCLPGESGYEQARTLWNAMIDRHPAAVVRAAGAADVMRAVAFAREHDVLLSVRGGGHNIAGNAVCEGGLTIDLTPMKSVRVDPGRRTARVEPGVTLGELDRETQAFGLVTPVGVNSTTGVAGLTLGGGFGWTSRKLGLTVDNLISADVVTADGRLLHASEDENADLFWAIRGGGGNFGVVTSFEFRLHPLGPTVLAGLVIHPFARARELLGEWRRIVAAAPDELTAWVVLRKAPPLPFLPAEVHGTEILVLAMCWTGNVEDGQKALAPLRALGKPHADVVGPVPFVAWQSALDPLLTPGARNYWKSHELAEVGDGALDVLVDHAGRLPTPECEVFLGALGGAVSRVPADATAYPHRDVPYFVNVHTRWRDPAEDSVCVGWARALFDALAPHATGGVYVNFMPEDEAQRVRPGAYGANYDRLARIKAKYDPDNLFHLNQNIRPAG
- a CDS encoding response regulator, translated to MIEEVQPGTRPGSAEETNVQDERRLDPRASVLVVEDEHELRELIARWLETRSYRVVEAADGHDAVELLQAGLEPDVILLDLTMPRMDGRAFLDWLRSQPEHRHRPVIVASAYLEDEPPLDAERTFSKPFRPDLLERELARLVAGD
- a CDS encoding cyclopropane-fatty-acyl-phospholipid synthase family protein, with amino-acid sequence MRSSPAGPFAFGRASSGGWGAARALALLALLAASAPSRVPAAASDPLRAPARTLDVPYEPTAPEVVDAMLRLAGVSPGDVVYDLGCGDGRIVIAAAKLGARAVGVDLDPERVREARANARAAGVESRVEIREGDLFEADLRPASVVMLYLWPEVNLRLRPKLLAELRPGTRVVSHAHDMGDWEPRRTAVVGGARILLWTIPGRKAR
- a CDS encoding four helix bundle protein, which codes for MANNLASLADVARSTVPSPSTSRIPSPARVLPHHKLHAFAVARDLLLAVVGSPIRDAKLRDEAVRSAKSACLNTAEGAGRVTRGDKARAFAIARAETVEAAAAVEIAALCGDTSAAHAEEVARIADRLVAMLTGLVR
- a CDS encoding four helix bundle protein produces the protein MPNTVLVQLKPGSVSSSPTLTPSPSPSPSPFPFQTLDVYRCARELAVRVHRAQLSDAELRDQATRAAKSAFLNLSEGLPDDRVAMRRKYFLASDGSLHEVVAAVDLAAAIGAVQETDAAEILALADRLRAMLRGLLRRAPTR